The following proteins come from a genomic window of Liolophura sinensis isolate JHLJ2023 chromosome 13, CUHK_Ljap_v2, whole genome shotgun sequence:
- the LOC135480202 gene encoding uncharacterized oxidoreductase TM_0325-like: MSRSFKDKVVIVTGSSSGVGAHAAIYFAYNYASVVLTGRNVERLNEVFRKCKESGVPRERLLVIQADVTRRSELARIVDETVKKFGKIDILINNAGEGKFGGLMQSTADDFDKCMETNVKSVLNLTKLATPHLIKTKGNVVNVSSLLGSISVPAALVYSMAKASINQFTKCVAMELAPHGVRVNAICPSYVEDTRFIEGSLLNIPDIETFNQSKERQHPLHRNVRMEDCTKAIAFLASEDAAFITGTLLPIDGGRKCTDVSYAGPMLSSNR; encoded by the exons ATGAGCAGGTCATTCAAAGATAAGGTCGTTATTGTTACAG GTTCCAGTTCCGGTGTCGGTGCGCATGCTGCGATCTACTTCGCATATAATTACGCCAGTGTCGTGTTGACTGGGCGGAATGTTGAGCGGTTGAATGAAGTCTTCCGCAAATGCAAGGAGTCCGGTGTTCCCAGAGAGCGG TTGCTTGTGATCCAGGCTGACGTCACAAGGCGTTCAGAACTGGCAAGGATTGTTGATGAGACTGTTAAAAAGTTTGGCAAAATCGACATCCTG ATAAACAACGCGGGAGAGGGCAAATTTGGGGGACTTATGCAATCTACAGCGGATGATTTTGACAAATGTATGGAGACAAATGTTAAATCGGTGTTAAATCTTACCAAGTTAGCCACGCCACATCTTATCAAGACAAAAG GAAACGTTGTCAATGTGTCGAGTTTATTAGGGTCAATTTCG GTACCAGCAGCGTTGGTCTACTCCATGGCGAAGGCTTCCATCAACCAATTTACAAAGTGTGTCGCCATGG AGTTGGCGCCTCACGGTGTTCGTGTAAACGCTATTTG TCCGTCTTATGTTGAGGACACGCGGTTTATAGAAGGGTCTCTGCTGAATATCCCGGACATTGAAACG TTCAACCAGTCCAAGGAACGCCAGCATCCTCTACACCGCAACGTCCGCATGGAAGACTGTACGAAAGCCATAGCATTCCTGGCGTCAGAGGACGCGGCGTTCATCACCGGAACGCTATTGCCGATTGACGGCGGCCGGAAGTGTACCGACGTCTCGTACGCTGGACCGATGTTGTCGTCAAACAGATAG
- the LOC135480129 gene encoding uncharacterized protein C11orf98-like: MGVHQLVSNNRPTRRQKKNYAVAKEKRKVRKAKRGPKKIALEDIHLLSDEQIKRKVAHPNSNITVSGKRRRKMLKRLRHSKREQNKMDGEKEFLVAEIWAAVWGILKGFPIQIYFSF, from the exons ATGGGAGTCCATCAACTCGTCAGTAACAACAGACCAACA CGCAGACAGAAGAAAAACTATGCTGTGGCCAAAGAGAAACGCAAAGTCCGTAAAGCAAAAAGAGGACCGAAGAAAATTGCGTTGGAAGACATTCACCTTTTAAGTGATGAACAGATCAAGCGTAAAGT TGCTCATCCCAACAGCAACATCACAGTGTCCGGAAAACGCAGGCGTAAAATGTTGAAGCGTCTGCGACATTCCAAGAGGGAACAGAACAAGATGGATGGTGAGAAAGAATTTCTTGTTGCAGAAATATGGGCAGCTGTTTGGGGGATTTTGAAAGGATTCCCAATACAAATCTATTTTAGCTTCTAA